The Microscilla marina ATCC 23134 nucleotide sequence AATAAGAAGCTTACATAAAAAGTAGCTCCACGGGCTGCTTTCTGTTCTTTTTTATACAAACCAGGCTTGATAAAACGCCAAATTTCCCAGAAAAAATAAGGAAATGCGCAAATAATACCAATGACTATAGACGAGGTGATGTGCATCATAAACTGCCCCGTCATGGTGACGTTTTGAAACTTAATGGCAAGCGACTTAAAGCAAAGTACCGATGAACCAATCATTTCGCCAAATGCACACAACATTTTGAATGTCCAAAAGTCGGCTTTAGATGGTCCCAGTATCAATACGCCATAGACAAATTTTTTGGATACAAAGGCTACTATAGTAAACACTGCTACAGCAATAATACCACGGATAAGGTGCCAGCGAAGCTCTTCGAGATGGTCGACAAACGACATCCCTTCTTCTTCCTCAGGTTCTTCTTCCACTTTAGCTACTTCGGTAGTGGTTTCTTCCTCTTTTCCGGTGATCAGATCATCTAATTCATCGTCCCCCATCTGATCCAGTGGTTTATTACTCATGGTGTTGGCTGTTATGTATAATTTAAGCTACAAGGTAAAAGTTACGAGCTTCAAGTGACTATTAAGAGTACAGTCAAAGCGCTAATTTTATAAACTGTAACTTACGTTATGTATGTTTCTTTAACTACTCTTAAGCAATTCCATCCTTTTGAAACAACAACAAAAGGATGGAATTGATTATTCTACATGCCAAAGTTATAAAAACTCGATGTATAAGTACCGATTTATACAAATCTTTAACAATTCGACATTGAACAAGTTCATTTATAACTTCATCAAAAGTAAAAAGGTTTGGGTTTATAAAGTTTATGCACCGCTTTGCGCAACCATTTAACAATTATAACAATCAGCGAAGCGAACCTATTTATAAATCCCGATTCATCGGGGCAGTTTGCTGTGACGAGCTCACCGTAGGTAAACAATCAAGTAACCACTTTTTTGGTTAAACCTGCCGTTCAAAGCAGGTCAACACTTGCTACTTGTGCCTAATGGCTTGTTACTATTACTCACCCCAGGTAAACAAAGGGTATTGGTTCATCCAGTTGTTTACTTCTTGTTTTACTTCTGCAATTTTAGACTCATTTTCGTGGTTCATCAAAACCGTATCAATCAAATCAACGATTTTAGCCATATCAGCCTCTACCAAGCCACGAGAAGTAACCGCAGGCGTACCTATACGCATCCCCGAAGTAACAAATGGCGACTTATCGTCGAAAGGCACCATATTTTTGTTGATGGTAATGTCGGCTTTGATCAACGTGTTTTCGGCAATTTTACCGGTCAAATCTTTTGAGCGTAAGTCAATCAACATCAAGTGGTTGTCGGTACCGCCTGAAATAATATTGTAGCCTTTTTTTACAAATGCATCTGCCATAGCTACTGCATTTTTGCGCACTTGCTCAATATAAGTTTGGAAACCATCGCTCAATGCTTCTCCAAAAGCTATAGCTTTGGCAGCAATGACGTGCTCTAAAGGACCACCCTGCGTACCCGGAAAAACACCAGAGTCAAGCAATGAAGACATCATGCGGGTTTTGCCTTTAGGAGTTTTAATGCCATAAGGATTTTCAAAATCATTGCGCATCATAATCAGACCACCACGAGGACCACGCAAAGTTTTGTGGGTGGTAGTAGTTACTACATGGCAGTGCTCCAATGGGTCGTTGAGTAAACCTTTGGCGATTAGCCCGGCGGGGTGCGACACGTCGGCCAATAACAAAGCGCCTATTTTGTCGGCAATGGCACGCAAACGCGCATAGTCCCAATCGCGGGAATAGGCAGAAGCTCCACAAATGATCAGCTTAGGCTGCTCTTTTACGGCCGTTTGTTCTACTTTGTCCCAGTCAATCAGCCCGGTTTCTTTTTCTACTCCATAAAACGAAGGTTGGTATATTTTACCCGAAAAGTTTACCGTAGAGCCGTGAGTAAGGTGGCCACCGTGCGATAGGTCGAAACCTAAAATCTTGTCGCCTGGGTTCAACATGGCCAAAAATGCCGCTGCGTTGGCTTGGGCGCCAGAGTGAGGCTGTACGTTTGCCCAGGTTGCCCCAAACAACTCTTTGGCACGGTCAATGGCAAGTTGCTCTATCTGGTCTACCACCTCGCAACCGCCATAATAACGCTTGCCCGGCAAACCTTCTGCATATTTGTTGGTCAGCACAGTACCCATTGCCTTCATTACCTGCTCAGAAACCAGGTTTTCAGAAGCAATCAGTTCTATACCCTCTAATTGTCGTTTTTTTTCTGCCCCTATCAGGTCAAACACCTGCTGGTCAGTGATATTAGTCTCAGTCGTCGCTTGCATCGTTCAATAAATAATGTATGTACTTTAATATTCAAAGATACAAGTAAATAAAATAAACGATTACAATCCAACAAAATATTTAATAGAACCTCACCTGTTTTCTCTTAATATCAGTCAATTTTGTATTATTTGAAAGGGATGGTGAAATTACGAAATTAGTCAATTACGAATTACGACTGTACGAAGTTTTTAAAATCTTTGATATACAGGGGTTTATATCTAAATCAAGGTGCTAAATGTAGGGGCAATCCCTTGTGGTTGCCCATGCGAAGAGCAAAACCTGAGTGCATAAAACGTCTTTTAAAGGAATAAATGACCTTATTTGAATTCGTTTTGATTCTGTAAAACATTTATTATCAGTAAATAACAAAACTTCATACACTCCTAATTAAGAATTACGAATGAGGAAACTACGAACCAACTGGGAGCCCAAGGCTGGCGCACGCGTCCCGCGTGTGTTCCTAACGCACATCAAGTAACTTTAAAAGTTCTTTATTTTTAAATTAAGGTGTTGTTTATTAGTAACTTAAAGCCTTCAGCTGAAAAGTTAAGTTGACGCCAATGCGTATATCAGGATTTACCCTCTTATAACTACATTTCCGTCTCGCCTGCTCTGGGCTTGCCCCGGAGGGTTGTGTCTCTATAACCCGATCGGTTTACCCTTTTTTAATAAGAAAGCCTTATATAAAGAAAACTTTGGTAGCTTATTTCTTGACCCCATTTTTTCACTATTTTAGGGGTAGGGATAAGTTTCATATCTAATGAAAATAGCTATCTCATTGTCAATTGCATGTGTTTTTTTAAGTAAATATCAATGGGTAAATCAGACGAAGAGTCTAAGGATATGCGTGATTTAATGCTTGTAGCTCGGTGGGTGGTCGCAGGATACTCTCACGATGAAATAGTCACACAAGTTATGTCCAGCCTCAACTGTGACCGAATAGTAGCTGGTGAACTTATTCACCGCTATCATTCAGGAGAACTGGGAATGATGTTGGAAGCTGATCAACTTTATTCATCAGAAGATACTCTTTATGGTCAGTTGGTTCAAGACTTGAAATTGAGTGGCATACCAGAAAGAGAGGCTGAAGAAATAGCTTTAAGTAAAATGGCTCAATATTGCCTTGATCAAAAGTACCAAAATAGCTTATCTTTTTTGACAGAAATAGAGGAAGAGGTACAAGCAAAAGTCGTTTTTTGGGTTAATAATGCCTTTTCAAGCAAGGAAATAATTCATAAGTTGGGTGATAAATTCGGATACTCTGAAGAGAAAGCACAA carries:
- the tatC gene encoding twin-arginine translocase subunit TatC, with product MSNKPLDQMGDDELDDLITGKEEETTTEVAKVEEEPEEEEGMSFVDHLEELRWHLIRGIIAVAVFTIVAFVSKKFVYGVLILGPSKADFWTFKMLCAFGEMIGSSVLCFKSLAIKFQNVTMTGQFMMHITSSIVIGIICAFPYFFWEIWRFIKPGLYKKEQKAARGATFYVSFLFMTGVLFGYYIIAPLSIKFLTSYQLDAKIENIITIASYVSILMTLVLACGILFQLPVVVYFLAKVGLITPTFLRAHRRHSVVIILILSAVLTPPDIFSQVFIAMPLSFLYEVGIWIAVRVERQRLKELAEEEEKKTVKEEVKEG
- the glyA gene encoding serine hydroxymethyltransferase, which encodes MQATTETNITDQQVFDLIGAEKKRQLEGIELIASENLVSEQVMKAMGTVLTNKYAEGLPGKRYYGGCEVVDQIEQLAIDRAKELFGATWANVQPHSGAQANAAAFLAMLNPGDKILGFDLSHGGHLTHGSTVNFSGKIYQPSFYGVEKETGLIDWDKVEQTAVKEQPKLIICGASAYSRDWDYARLRAIADKIGALLLADVSHPAGLIAKGLLNDPLEHCHVVTTTTHKTLRGPRGGLIMMRNDFENPYGIKTPKGKTRMMSSLLDSGVFPGTQGGPLEHVIAAKAIAFGEALSDGFQTYIEQVRKNAVAMADAFVKKGYNIISGGTDNHLMLIDLRSKDLTGKIAENTLIKADITINKNMVPFDDKSPFVTSGMRIGTPAVTSRGLVEADMAKIVDLIDTVLMNHENESKIAEVKQEVNNWMNQYPLFTWGE